The following nucleotide sequence is from Streptomyces xiamenensis.
TCTGGCTCATCGTGTTCGGGTACGGCGTGGTGGGCGGCATCGGTCTGGGCATCGGCTACATCTCCCCGGTCTCCACCCTCATCAAGTGGTTCCCCGACCGGCCGGGGCTGGCCACCGGCATCGCCATCATGGGGTTCGGCGGCGGTGCGCTGATCGCCTCGCCCTGGTCGGCGCGGATGCTGGAGTCCTTCGGCGAGGACCACACCGGGATCGCGGCGGCCTTCCTGGTGCACGGGCTGACGTACGCCGTGTTCATGAGTCTGGGTGTGCTGCTGATCCGGGTGCCGCGCCCCGCCGCGGCCGGTTCACCTGCGGCCACCGCCACCGCCACCGCCACCGCCACGGCCAAGGACCCGGCACCCGGCGCGGCCTCGGGCCCGGAGATCCGCGTGTCCGCCCGCGGCGCGCTGCGCACCCCGCAGTTCTGGTGCCTGTGGGTGGTGCTGTGCATGAACGTGACCGCCGGGATCGGCATCCTGGAGAAGGCCGCCCCCATGATCAGGGACTTCTTCGCCGGGTCGAGCGCCCCGGTCTCCGCCTCCGCCGCCGCGGGCTTCGTGGCGCTGCTCTCGGCGGCGAACATGGCCGGCCGGATCGGCTGGTCCTCCACCTCGGACCTGATCGGCCGCAAGAACGTCTACCGGCTCTACCTGGGCGTCGGCGCGCTGATGTATCTGCTGATCGTCCTGTTCGGCGGGGCGTCCAAGCCGGTCTTCGTGGTCTGCGCGCTGGTGCTGCTGTCCTTCTACGGCGGCGGCTTCGCCACCATCCCCGCCTATCTGAAGGACCTCTTCGGCACCTACCAGGTGGGCGCGATCCACGGGCGGCTGCTCACGGCCTGGTCCACGGCCGGCGTGCTCGGCCCGCTCATCGTCAACTGGCTCGCCGACCGCGAGGCGGCGGCGGGCAAGGACGGCCCCGAGCTGTACGTGTTGTCGCTGTCCATCATGACCGGGCTGCTGGTGGTCGGCTTCATCGCCAACGAGCTGGTCCGCCCGGTGCATCCCCGCCACCATCTGCCCGCCCCCACCGCACCGAAGGAGGCCGCGCATGGAGCCGACAGCCGCTCCCAGCAGCCCGAGTCCGCGTGAGCCCGGCCGGCGGCCGCTGATCGCCTTCTCCTGGCTGTGGGTGGTGATCCCGCTCGGGTACGGGCTGTACGAGCTGGTGCGCAAGGCGGCGCAGTTGTTCACGGGCTGAGGCCCGCACCGGCGGGCGGGTACCGCCGGAAACAGCGCCGCACCCGGGCCGCGGGAACGCCGTGCTGGGCGTCCCGCGAGCCGGGTGCGGACCGGTGAGAGGGCTGACGCGAGGTCAGGCCTTCTTGGTCTCCCAGAAGATGGTGTCGATCTGGGCGATGTAGTCCAGGGCCTTCTGACCGGTGGCCGGGTCGGTGGAGCCCTTGGCGGCGCTGAGGGCCTTGAGGGTCTCGTTGACCAGCTGGTGCAGCTCCGGGTACTTCTCGAAGTGCGGCGGCTTGAAGTAGTCGCTCCACAGCACCGAGATGTGGTGCTTGGCCAGCTCGGCCCGCTCCTCCTTGATGACGGTGGCGCGGGCGCGGAAGTGCGGGTCCTCGTTGGCCTGGTACTTCTCCTGTACGGCCTTGACGGATTCTGCCTCGATGCGCGCCTGGGCGGGGTCGTAGACACCGCACGGCAGATCGCAGTGGGCACTGACCTTCACCTTGGGGGCGAAAAGGCGGGAGAGCATGGGGCCGTCCTTCCTCGTGATCGTCTTCTCCCGTGCGACATTACTCCGTGAGGGGCGGCATTTCTCGGTTGACCCCGTTCACCCGGTCCGGCTTACATCCAAAGTCCGATGCGAGCGGGCCAACCGGCCCAGCGCGGCGGCCGGTCGAGCAGAGAAAGAGGCAGCGGCGGGATGACGGAGCGGGCACGGGGCCGTACGGGCGGTACGGGGCGGATCGGCCTGGCCGAGGTGTACAACCCCTCGATGCTGCCCACCCTGCGGGCCGGCGATCAGCTGCTGCTGCGGTACGGGTCCCGGGTGCGGCCGGGGGACGTGGTGGTGCTGCGGCATCCGTTCCAGCACGATCTGCTGATCGTCAAGCGCGCCGTGGAACGGCGCGGCACGGGCTGGTGGGTGGTCGGTGACAACCCGGCGGTCACCAATGACAGCCGGGAGTTCGGGGCCGTGCCGGACGAGCTGGTGGTGGCACGGGCGCTGCTGCGGCTGCGGTCGCCGCGCGGGCTTCAGCGTTCGCCGCTGGCGCTGCTCGGCTGGCTGCCGTCGGCGGTGCGGCCGCTCAGTTCGCGTTCGCGCCGCTTGCGGGCCCGGTAGGCGGCGACGTTCGCGCGCGTCGCACAGCGGTCCGAACAGTAGCGTTTGGAGCGGTTTGTTGACGTGTCGATATAGGCGTTGCGACAGGGTTCCGCCTCGCAGACGCCGAGCCGGTCCACCCCCAGATCGGTGAGCTGGAAGGTCAGCCCCATGCAGGCGATGGCGGCGTAGCCGGCGGTCGCGTTGGAGGGGTGCTCGGCCAGGTGGAGGTGCCACAGCGGGCGGCCGGTGTCGTCGTCCCGGTGCTCGTGGCCGGAGATCTGCGGGCTGGCCGGGTACTCCAGCAGCAGGGCGTTCAGCAGATCCACCGCCCGTCCCTCGTCGCCCTCGGCGGCGGCGGTGAAGACGGCGCGCAGCCGGGTACGTACCCCTTTGAGGCGGGTGACGTCCGCGTCGCCGGCCCGGCGGGCGAGGGTCTGCATGGGGCCGAACAACGCGCGGACGGCCTCCACCGAGGTGAGGGAGTCCTTGTTGCGCAGCGGCTCCTCGCTGTTGACCAGCCGCACCGCGAAGTCTGAGTAATAGGTCAGTTCCACTTGTGTTCCTTACCTGCGCCCCTTTAGAGTGACACTGTACTTGTAAGGGTCACAGATGGTGTTACCCGTTACCAGGGGAGTGTCGCATGGTGTCCTGGCAGCAGTGGCAGGAGAGTTGGGACCGGCAGCAGGAGTGGTACCTCCCGGACCGCGAGGAGCGGTTCCGGACCATGCTGGACGGGGTCGAGGCCCTGACCGGCACCGAACCGCGGGTCCTGGACCTGGCCTGCGGCACCGGCAGCATCAGCGCCCGGCTGCTGCGCCGCTTCCCCGGCGCCACCAGCACCGGCGTGGACCTCGACCCGGCCCTGCTGACCATCGCTCGCGGTTCCTTCCAGGGCGATGACCGGGTCACCTTCGTCACCGCCGACCTGCGCGACGAGCGGTGGACCGAGAAGCTCCCGTACGAGACGTACGACGCCGTCCTCACCTCCACCGCCCTGCACTGGCTGGGCACCGGCGAGCTGCGCGCGCTGTACGCGCAGCTCGCCGATGTGCTGCGGACCGGCGGGGTGTTCGTCAACGCCGACCACATGCCCAACCCCGACGCCCCCCGGATCAACGCCGCCGAGCACGCGTTCACCCGTGCCCGGCAGGAGCGGGCGAAGGCGGCCGGCGCCGTGGACTGGCCGCAGTGGTGGACCGACCTGGCCGCCGATCCGCAGCTGAGGGACGTGGTCGCGGAACGGTTCGCGATCTTCGGCAACCCGGCCGAGGCCGAGGGCGACCACGACGACGCGGGCGCCCACCCCATCGACTGGCACATCAGGACCCTGCGGGAGGTCGGCTTCGCCGAGGCCACGACGGCCTGGGCCTCCCTGACCGACGCGGCGGTCCTGGCGCTGCGGTAGCCCTTGCCGGGCGGTGCGCCGGGCACCGGTGTCCCCGCCCGGCTCCGCGCGCGGCCGGTCCACCGGGGCGTGCGGGGTGCGCGACAGCGCCTCCCCCCACGCCCCGGGCCGGTGCTACCTGCGGGCCACGCCCTCGGCGCGGGCCGCCTCCGCCACCGCCGCCGCGACCGCCGGGGCCACCCGGGGGTCGAAGGGGGAGGGGATCACCCGGTCCGCCGACAGCTCGTCCGCCACCACCGCGGCCAGCGCCTCCGCCGCCGCCAGCTTCATGCCCTCCGTGATACGCGCCGCCCGCACCTGCAGGGCACCCGCGAAGATCCCGGGAAAGGCCAGCACGTTGTTGATCTGGTTCGGGAAGTCGCTGCGCCCGGTGGCCACCACCGCCGCGTACCGCCCCGCCACCTCCGGGTGAATCTCCGGCGTCGGGTTGGCCATCGCGAAGATGAACGCACCCGGCGCCATCGTCGCCACCGCCTCCTCCGGCACCGTCCCCCCGCTCACCCCGACGAACACGTCCGCGCCGGCCAGCGCGTCGGCCAGCGAGCCGCTCAGCCCCGCCTTGTTGGTCGCCGCCGCCAGCTCCGCCTTCACCCCGGTCAGCCCCGGCCGGTCCACCGACAGCACGCCCCCGCGGTCGCACAGCGCCACATCGCCGATGCCCGCGCCCAGCAGGATCTTCGCGATCGCCGCCCCGGCCGCGCCCGCGCCCGAGATCACCACCCGCAGTTCGGCCAGGCCGCGCCCGCTCAGCCGCGCCGCGTTGCGCAGCGCCGCCAGCGTCACCACCGCCGTACCGTGCTGGTCGTCGTGGAAGACCGGGATGTCCACCCGCTCCTGGAGCCTGCGCTCGATCTCGAAGCAGCGCGGCGCCGCGATGTCCTCCAGGTTGATGCCGCCGAACGACGGGGCCAGCCGCGCCACCGTCTCCACGATCTCGTCCACCTCGCGGCACTCCAGCGCGAGCGGCACCGCGTCCACCCCGCCGAACTCCTTGAAGAGGATCGCCTTCCCCTCCATCACCGGCATCGAGGCGGCCGGCCCGATGTCCCCGAGGCCCAGCACCGCGCTGCCGTCCGTGACCACGGCCACCACCTGCGAGGTCCAGGTGTAGTCGTGCGCCAGCTCGGGCTGTTCGGCGATCGCCGCGCACACCGTGGCGACGCCCGGGGTGTAGGCGAGGGACAGATCGGCGGCGTCGCGCACCGGCACGGTCGAGGTGACGGCCATCTTGCCGCCCCGGTGCAGGGCGAAGACCGGGTCGAGGAGGTTGTCGTCGCTGTCCACGCCGGGCACGCCGGTCACGGCGGTCGCGGCGTGAGGATTGATGATCTCCGATGTCACGAGAGTTGACCCCTTTTTGCTGCACTGCTGCGAGTTCACGAGGATTGGCCGCCTTCCGGTCGGGAGGCGGGCGGGCACCACGTCCGCGTCCCGGCCGGCGAGTGGCCGCCGTAGGGGAGTGGCGCGGACGCCGGACGCGCCGCACACGCGCCCAGGTCCCCGGGTGAGGGGTGTAACGGATCGTTCTACCTGATGGCCGGTCCGTGCGCACGCCCGATCGTTGGCCACGGACCCGGCGACCATCCTGGGTGACGGATCTCTCACCCGTGTTACACGCAGGTCACGTGCCCACGAGGGCGGGGCAGTTCGTCACTCCCGGTGACCGGTGCTGGATGTCCGTTATCCGATCGGGACGCAGCGGTGGACGCAACTCGACCTGCGGATGGCAGGATGCCTACTCGTCCCATGCACAAGTAACAAACACAGTCGTGACACTCGAAGACGTGTGCCCGGCCTCGGATACTCCCCACCCCCAGGAGGACCACGCCATGACCAGCCTCACCCGCCGCTCCCGCTGTACGGTCCTGGGAGCTTTCGCCGCCGCCTCGGTGCTGCTGCTCAGCGCCTGCGGCGACCAGACCGACGGGGACAAGGGGTCGGACGGATCCGGCTCCTCCGGCGCGGGCGGAGGCGGGGGCGCCAACGCGGAGGCCCCGCTGTTCGACCTGCTGCCCGAGGCGATCCAGGAGGCGGGCGAGATCAAGGTCGGTTCCAACATCGACTACGCGCCCATCGAGTTCTTCGACGAGAACGACGAGATCGCCGGCATCGACCCGGACATCGCCGCCGCCCTGGGCGAGGTCCTCGGCGTGAACCTCACCTTCAGCGACGGCACCTTCGACGGCCTGGTCCTGGGCCTGAACAACGGCCGCCACGACATCGTGATGTCGGCCATGACGGACACCAAGGACCGCCAGAACGGCATCAGCGAGGACGCCGAGGGCGGCGCCGACTTCGTCAACTACTTCCAGGCCGGCTCCGCCATCCTCGTCGCCAAGGGCAACCCCGAGGGCGTCGCGGGCGTGGAGGACCTGTGCGGGCTGACCGTCGCCGCCCAGCGCGGCACCGCCAACGAGTACCTCCTGGACGCCCAGCAGGAGACGTGCGACGAGGCGATCAGCCCGATGATCAACGAGACGGACTCCGACTCCATCACCGCCCTCCAGAGCGGCCGCGCCCAGGCCGTCATCACCGACTTCCCGGTGGCGCTGTACAACGAGCTGAACGCGGGCGGCGGTGACCTCTTCGAGGTCGTCGGCGAGCAGATCGACGCCGCCCCGTACGGTATCGCCGTCAAGAAGGACAACACCGAGCTGCGCGACGCCCTCCAGGCCGCCGTCCAGGAGATCATCGACAACGGCACCTACGGTGAGGTGCTGGCCAAGTGGAACGCCGAGACCGGCGCCATCGACGAGGCCACCGTCAACGCGGGTGAGTGACGGATCCGTGTCCCTCGATCTCGACAAGGACCCCGGCGGCCCGCCCGCCGGTGAGGTCCCGCCGGAAGCGATCACGGCGGTCCCGGTACGTCACTGGGGCCGCTGGATCAGCGCCGTCCTGGTGCTCACGGTGCTCGGCCTCATCGTGTGGGCCTTCGCCAACGCCAAGATCAACTGGGGTGTGGTCGGCGACTACCTGACCTACGACCGCATCATGGAGGGCGCGCTCAACACCCTGTGGATCACGGTGTGCGCCATGGTGCTCGGCCTGGTCCTGGGCATGCTGCTGGCGGTCATGCGGCTGTCGGACAACCCGGTGCTGTCCTCGGTCGCGTACGCCTACATCTGGTTCTTCCGCGGCACGCCCGTACTGGTGCAGCTGATGCTCTGGTACAACCTCTCCTACATCTTCGACACGCTCAATCTCGGCTTCTACAAGAACGAGATGAACGACGTCATGACCCCGTTCCTGGCCGCCCTGCTGGGGCTCGGCCTGAACGAGGCCGCCTACATGGCGGAGATCGCCCGCGCCGGCATCAAGTCGGTGGACGGCGGCCAGACCGAGGCGGCGCAGGCGCTGGGCATGAACGGCGCCAAGACGATGCGCCGCATCGTGCTGCCGCAGGCGATGCGCGTGATCATCCCGCCGTCCGGCAACGAGTTCATCAACATGCTCAAGACATCGTCCCTGGCGTCGGTGATCTACTTCGAGGAACTCTTCCGGGCCGGCAACACCATCTCCTCCCGCAACCTCGCGGTGATGGAGATGATGATGGTGGTGAGCGTCTGGTACCTGCTGCTGACCACGGTCTTCAGCATCGGCCAGTACTACCTGGAGCGGTACTACGCCAAGGGCACCGACCGTGAGCAGCCGCCGACCCCGCTGCGGCGCATCGGTCAGCAGCTCACCTCCTTCCGTACCAAGAGCAAGGTGGGGGGCGAGACCGTATGAGCGACGAGGCGACCGGCACGGACGGTGCCACCGCGGTGGCGACGGCCGAAGCAGCGGTCACGGACCTTCCCATGGTGAAGGCCGAGCGCGTCCACAAGTCCTTCGGCCCGGTCGAGGTCCTCAAGGGCATCGACCTCCAGGTGCGGCGCGGCGAGGTGTTCTGCGTGGTCGGGCCCTCGGGCTCGGGCAAGTCGACGTTCCTGCGCTGCATCAACCACCTGGAGAAGATCAACGCCGGGCGGCTGTACGTGGACGGCGAGCTGGTCGGCTACCGGCAGCGCGGCAACAAGCTGTACGAGCTGCGCGAGCGCGAGGTGGCCGCCCAGCGCCGGGACATCGGCATGGTCTTCCAGCGGTTCAACCTCTTCCCGCACATGACCGCCGCCGAGAACGTCATGGAGGCGCCGGTCCAGGTCAAGGGCGTCCCCCGGTCGCAGGCGAGGGAACAGGCCCAGGAATTGCTGGAGCGGGTCGGGCTCGGCGACCGCGCGGACCACTACCCGGCGCAGCTGTCCGGCGGACAGCAGCAGCGGGTGGCGATCGCCCGGGCGCTGGCGATGGAACCCAAGCTCATGCTGTTCGACGAGCCGACCTCGGCGCTCGACCCCGAACTCGTCGGGGAGGTCCTCGATGTGATGCGCGGCCTCGCCGAGGACGGCATGACCATGATCGTGGTCACCCACGAGATGGGCTTCGCCCGCGAGGTCAGCGACTCCCTGGTGTTCATGGACGAGGGCGTGGTCGTGGAGTCCGGCAACCCGCGCGAGGTCCTCACCAACCCCCGCCACGAGCGGACCAAGGCCTTCCTGTCGAAGGTCCTGTAGACACCGCCGTCCCGAGGCCCGGAGCGGTCTAGAGCACGTGCCCGCCGGCCACCTGGATCACCTGCCCGGTGATCCAGGTGGCCTGCCGGGACGCCAGGAACACCACCGCGTCCGCGATGTCGCGCGGCGTGCCCACCCGGCGCAGCGGGATGTCCGGCAGCACGCGGTCGATCAGCTCCGGCGACATCCACCCGGTCTGCACCGGCCCGGGCGCAACCGCGTTGACCCGTACCCCCCGCGGCCCCAGATCGATGGCGGCGGCGCGGGTGAACGCCTCCAGCGCGGCCTTGGACGTGCCGTACCCCAGCTGGCCGGAGAAGGCGCGGGCGGCGTCGGTGGAGATGTTGACGACGGCCGCCCCGGCGGGGGAGCGGCGCGCGAGTTCGGCGGTGAGCAGCGCCGGGGCGAACGTGTTCACGGTGTAGTTGCGGTGCAGGCTCTCCGCGGTGAGATCCAGCACCCCGTCCGGGACCTCGGTGTGCGCGGCGTTGTTCACCAGCACCCCGGCCGGCCCCAGCCACGCCTCGACGGCGTCCAGCAGGGCGCGGGGCGCGTCGGGCGCCCCAAGGTCACCGGCCACGGCGCACGCGTCCGGCGCCCCGGCCTCGCGCAGCCGCGCCACGGTCTCCTCGGCGGCCCGGGCGTCCCCCACGTAGTGCCCGGCCTCCACCCCCTCCGGCAGGCCGGAGGAGTTCCCCGCGTAGTAGTGCACGGCGACCGCGGCCCCCTGCTCGGCGAAGGCGAGGGCGATCTCCCGCCCGATGTTGCGGTGCGCCCCGGTCACGAGAACGACGCTGTCACTGAGCCCGGTATCGATCATGCCCAGCACGCTGCCCCAGCGCGCCGCGTTCCCGCAACGGGTTTCAGGAGTAGCGGGGGAACCGGGCCGTGGTGATCTTGAGGCCGAGCCCGGTCAGTTCGACATCCTCGCCGTACAGGCCGTGCAGCACTCCCTGGTACTCGCCGTCGCGCGGCACCGTGTACCGCGTCCAGTTGCCTTCCCGGGGGTCGATCAGAAGGTACACGGGGATGTTCGCGTCCGCGTACCAGCTGACCATGTCGCGGGTGTACTTGCTGCTGTTGCCCTTGGAGACGACCTCGACCACCAACTCCACCGAGCCCGGTTCCGCCAGCCAGTCGTCGGAGCCCTCGAAGGCGGCGTCACAGACCATCACGTCGGGCGTGGCGTAGTCATCGGGATCGTGCGGCAGCGCGACGGACGAGATCTGGAAAGGCAGCAGGTGCTCCGGAAGGGCCGGGATCAGCTGGCGAAAGAGGTCGGTGATGATCCCGTTGTGCTTCCCGCACGGGGTCCGCGACATCATGAGGACTCCTCGGATGATCTCAGCACGCAGACCTGAGGCATCCTCCGCGGCCTCGGCGGCGCGCCGCAGCGGAGTCATCCCGGGATTGGCGGTCATGGGTGTCATGGCATCCTACTACCGGTGCCGTTGAGTTCAACGACCCGGTCTGTCACAGGTGGCGGACGCGCCTCATTCCCTGTCGGTCCTTTTCCGCATCGACGCTACTCAGCCCGCCGCAGCGCGGTACGTCGCCGGGGTGATGCCGTAGACGCGGGTGAACCACCGCGTCAGGTGCGGCTGGTCGGCGAAGCCGCAGCTGGCCGCCGCCTCGGCGGGCGGGGTGCCGGTGGCCAGCAGGCGGCGGGCCGCGCGCAGCCGCAGCAGGCGCTGGTAGTCGCTGGGCGGCATCCCGTACGCCGCGCGGAAGGCCCGGTACAGCGCGTACCGGCTGCATCCGGCGGCCCGCGCCAGTTCGTCCGCGCCGATGTCCCGCTGCCAGCTGTCGTCCAGCAGCGTCCTGGCCCGGCGCGCCGCGTCCGTGCCGGCCCGGGCGGTGGCGATCCTCGGGCGGGCGGTGGCGGCCTCGCGCACCAGGGCCGTCACCACCGAGCTGAGCCGTTCCTCGCGCACCAGCGTTCCCGCCCCGGCGACGAGCGCGTGGTGCAGCCCCAGCAGCGCCCGGTACAGCGCCGGGGCGTGCCGCACCGGCCGGTCGAACAGCGGCAGTCCGCGCTCTGTACCGCCCCCGGCGTCCGCGAGGACCTCGCGCACCACCGAGGGGTGCAGATGCATGATCCGGTACGTGAAGCCCAGCTCCGCCGCGGTCCGCCCGTCGTGCGGGTCGTCCGGGTTGAACGCCATCACCATGCCCGCGCTGCTGGTGTGTTCCGCACCCCGGCAGCGGAAGCGCTGCGCGCCGGACTCGGTGACCGCGAAGGAGTAC
It contains:
- a CDS encoding Uma2 family endonuclease; translated protein: MTANPGMTPLRRAAEAAEDASGLRAEIIRGVLMMSRTPCGKHNGIITDLFRQLIPALPEHLLPFQISSVALPHDPDDYATPDVMVCDAAFEGSDDWLAEPGSVELVVEVVSKGNSSKYTRDMVSWYADANIPVYLLIDPREGNWTRYTVPRDGEYQGVLHGLYGEDVELTGLGLKITTARFPRYS
- the sodN gene encoding superoxide dismutase, Ni, giving the protein MLSRLFAPKVKVSAHCDLPCGVYDPAQARIEAESVKAVQEKYQANEDPHFRARATVIKEERAELAKHHISVLWSDYFKPPHFEKYPELHQLVNETLKALSAAKGSTDPATGQKALDYIAQIDTIFWETKKA
- a CDS encoding OFA family MFS transporter, which encodes MSAPVAPPGWSRWLVPPAALSVHLSIGQAYAWSVFKPPLESALDLSGTQSALPFQLAIVMLGLSAAFGGTMVERRGPRWAMTVALVCFSSGFLLSALGAATQQFWLIVFGYGVVGGIGLGIGYISPVSTLIKWFPDRPGLATGIAIMGFGGGALIASPWSARMLESFGEDHTGIAAAFLVHGLTYAVFMSLGVLLIRVPRPAAAGSPAATATATATATAKDPAPGAASGPEIRVSARGALRTPQFWCLWVVLCMNVTAGIGILEKAAPMIRDFFAGSSAPVSASAAAGFVALLSAANMAGRIGWSSTSDLIGRKNVYRLYLGVGALMYLLIVLFGGASKPVFVVCALVLLSFYGGGFATIPAYLKDLFGTYQVGAIHGRLLTAWSTAGVLGPLIVNWLADREAAAGKDGPELYVLSLSIMTGLLVVGFIANELVRPVHPRHHLPAPTAPKEAAHGADSRSQQPESA
- a CDS encoding amino acid ABC transporter permease, coding for MSDGSVSLDLDKDPGGPPAGEVPPEAITAVPVRHWGRWISAVLVLTVLGLIVWAFANAKINWGVVGDYLTYDRIMEGALNTLWITVCAMVLGLVLGMLLAVMRLSDNPVLSSVAYAYIWFFRGTPVLVQLMLWYNLSYIFDTLNLGFYKNEMNDVMTPFLAALLGLGLNEAAYMAEIARAGIKSVDGGQTEAAQALGMNGAKTMRRIVLPQAMRVIIPPSGNEFINMLKTSSLASVIYFEELFRAGNTISSRNLAVMEMMMVVSVWYLLLTTVFSIGQYYLERYYAKGTDREQPPTPLRRIGQQLTSFRTKSKVGGETV
- a CDS encoding class I SAM-dependent methyltransferase → MVSWQQWQESWDRQQEWYLPDREERFRTMLDGVEALTGTEPRVLDLACGTGSISARLLRRFPGATSTGVDLDPALLTIARGSFQGDDRVTFVTADLRDERWTEKLPYETYDAVLTSTALHWLGTGELRALYAQLADVLRTGGVFVNADHMPNPDAPRINAAEHAFTRARQERAKAAGAVDWPQWWTDLAADPQLRDVVAERFAIFGNPAEAEGDHDDAGAHPIDWHIRTLREVGFAEATTAWASLTDAAVLALR
- a CDS encoding SDR family NAD(P)-dependent oxidoreductase, giving the protein MIDTGLSDSVVLVTGAHRNIGREIALAFAEQGAAVAVHYYAGNSSGLPEGVEAGHYVGDARAAEETVARLREAGAPDACAVAGDLGAPDAPRALLDAVEAWLGPAGVLVNNAAHTEVPDGVLDLTAESLHRNYTVNTFAPALLTAELARRSPAGAAVVNISTDAARAFSGQLGYGTSKAALEAFTRAAAIDLGPRGVRVNAVAPGPVQTGWMSPELIDRVLPDIPLRRVGTPRDIADAVVFLASRQATWITGQVIQVAGGHVL
- a CDS encoding amino acid ABC transporter ATP-binding protein; translation: MVKAERVHKSFGPVEVLKGIDLQVRRGEVFCVVGPSGSGKSTFLRCINHLEKINAGRLYVDGELVGYRQRGNKLYELREREVAAQRRDIGMVFQRFNLFPHMTAAENVMEAPVQVKGVPRSQAREQAQELLERVGLGDRADHYPAQLSGGQQQRVAIARALAMEPKLMLFDEPTSALDPELVGEVLDVMRGLAEDGMTMIVVTHEMGFAREVSDSLVFMDEGVVVESGNPREVLTNPRHERTKAFLSKVL
- a CDS encoding NAD(P)-dependent malic enzyme codes for the protein MTSEIINPHAATAVTGVPGVDSDDNLLDPVFALHRGGKMAVTSTVPVRDAADLSLAYTPGVATVCAAIAEQPELAHDYTWTSQVVAVVTDGSAVLGLGDIGPAASMPVMEGKAILFKEFGGVDAVPLALECREVDEIVETVARLAPSFGGINLEDIAAPRCFEIERRLQERVDIPVFHDDQHGTAVVTLAALRNAARLSGRGLAELRVVISGAGAAGAAIAKILLGAGIGDVALCDRGGVLSVDRPGLTGVKAELAAATNKAGLSGSLADALAGADVFVGVSGGTVPEEAVATMAPGAFIFAMANPTPEIHPEVAGRYAAVVATGRSDFPNQINNVLAFPGIFAGALQVRAARITEGMKLAAAEALAAVVADELSADRVIPSPFDPRVAPAVAAAVAEAARAEGVARR
- a CDS encoding AraC family transcriptional regulator — its product is MSTTPTGAPEQDWVRYWRDPERPLEAMRAHFTRHVFHRHSHDAYSFAVTESGAQRFRCRGAEHTSSAGMVMAFNPDDPHDGRTAAELGFTYRIMHLHPSVVREVLADAGGGTERGLPLFDRPVRHAPALYRALLGLHHALVAGAGTLVREERLSSVVTALVREAATARPRIATARAGTDAARRARTLLDDSWQRDIGADELARAAGCSRYALYRAFRAAYGMPPSDYQRLLRLRAARRLLATGTPPAEAAASCGFADQPHLTRWFTRVYGITPATYRAAAG
- a CDS encoding MFS transporter small subunit produces the protein MEPTAAPSSPSPREPGRRPLIAFSWLWVVIPLGYGLYELVRKAAQLFTG
- a CDS encoding CGNR zinc finger domain-containing protein, with translation MELTYYSDFAVRLVNSEEPLRNKDSLTSVEAVRALFGPMQTLARRAGDADVTRLKGVRTRLRAVFTAAAEGDEGRAVDLLNALLLEYPASPQISGHEHRDDDTGRPLWHLHLAEHPSNATAGYAAIACMGLTFQLTDLGVDRLGVCEAEPCRNAYIDTSTNRSKRYCSDRCATRANVAAYRARKRRERELSGRTADGSQPSSASGER
- the sodX gene encoding nickel-type superoxide dismutase maturation protease; protein product: MTERARGRTGGTGRIGLAEVYNPSMLPTLRAGDQLLLRYGSRVRPGDVVVLRHPFQHDLLIVKRAVERRGTGWWVVGDNPAVTNDSREFGAVPDELVVARALLRLRSPRGLQRSPLALLGWLPSAVRPLSSRSRRLRAR
- a CDS encoding ABC transporter substrate-binding protein, which translates into the protein MTSLTRRSRCTVLGAFAAASVLLLSACGDQTDGDKGSDGSGSSGAGGGGGANAEAPLFDLLPEAIQEAGEIKVGSNIDYAPIEFFDENDEIAGIDPDIAAALGEVLGVNLTFSDGTFDGLVLGLNNGRHDIVMSAMTDTKDRQNGISEDAEGGADFVNYFQAGSAILVAKGNPEGVAGVEDLCGLTVAAQRGTANEYLLDAQQETCDEAISPMINETDSDSITALQSGRAQAVITDFPVALYNELNAGGGDLFEVVGEQIDAAPYGIAVKKDNTELRDALQAAVQEIIDNGTYGEVLAKWNAETGAIDEATVNAGE